A single window of Haliotis asinina isolate JCU_RB_2024 chromosome 5, JCU_Hal_asi_v2, whole genome shotgun sequence DNA harbors:
- the LOC137283584 gene encoding uncharacterized protein isoform X2, whose protein sequence is MSRNVSALDVTQNPWSSSDKTTLALRNVLHLAEKTGHTRKRGDGNGPSEEDQEELPSLKLIALQREITKKKRELQKVNLEMQCRVQDKETADITHIDILKGKVEKIQKLNAHIESIMEKKDQLTGRLQQPFVGDYIKMDASYHKYASELFPLVAPILGDLNYNLDNVSWTKRTNFSEGKMDTLIAQMSNALADMRLQYSALVQMRGSISDIRRHRISRLETSVVD, encoded by the exons ATGTCAAGGAATGTTTCTGCACTGGATGTAACGCAGAACCCGTGGTCCTCGTCAGACAAAACAACATTAGCTCTACGCAATGTACTACACCTTGCTGAAAAAACGGGACATACAAGAAAG AGGGGAGATGGAAATGGCCCAAGTGAAGAAGATCAAGAGGAGTTACCCTCTCTCAAGCTCATTGCtttacaaagggagataaccaagAAGAAGAGAGAGCTCCAGAAG GTGAATCTGGAGATGCAGTGTCGAGTCCAGGACAAGGAGACAGCTGATATCACACAtatagatattttga AGGGTAAAGTGGAGAAGATCCAGAAGCTGAATGCTCACATTGAATCCATCATGGAGAAGAAGGATCAACTGACAGGTCGACTTCAGCAGCCTTTTGTGGGCGACTACATCAAAATGGATGCCTCATACCACAA ATATGCCAGTGAGCTGTTCCCACTGGTGGCTCCCATCCTTGGAGATCTCAACTACAACCTAGACAACGTCAGCTGGACGAAGAGGACTAACTTCTCTGAGGGAAAAATG GACACCCTGATAGCACAGATGTCCAATGCTCTGGCAGACATGCGACTCCAGTACAGTGCTCTGGTACAGATGCGGGGGAGCATCAGTGACATCCGCAGACACAGAATCTCTCGCCTGGAAACATCTGTGGTAGACTGA
- the LOC137283584 gene encoding uncharacterized protein isoform X1, with the protein MSRNVSALDVTQNPWSSSDKTTLALRNVLHLAEKTGHTRKQRGDGNGPSEEDQEELPSLKLIALQREITKKKRELQKVNLEMQCRVQDKETADITHIDILKGKVEKIQKLNAHIESIMEKKDQLTGRLQQPFVGDYIKMDASYHKYASELFPLVAPILGDLNYNLDNVSWTKRTNFSEGKMDTLIAQMSNALADMRLQYSALVQMRGSISDIRRHRISRLETSVVD; encoded by the exons ATGTCAAGGAATGTTTCTGCACTGGATGTAACGCAGAACCCGTGGTCCTCGTCAGACAAAACAACATTAGCTCTACGCAATGTACTACACCTTGCTGAAAAAACGGGACATACAAGAAAG CAGAGGGGAGATGGAAATGGCCCAAGTGAAGAAGATCAAGAGGAGTTACCCTCTCTCAAGCTCATTGCtttacaaagggagataaccaagAAGAAGAGAGAGCTCCAGAAG GTGAATCTGGAGATGCAGTGTCGAGTCCAGGACAAGGAGACAGCTGATATCACACAtatagatattttga AGGGTAAAGTGGAGAAGATCCAGAAGCTGAATGCTCACATTGAATCCATCATGGAGAAGAAGGATCAACTGACAGGTCGACTTCAGCAGCCTTTTGTGGGCGACTACATCAAAATGGATGCCTCATACCACAA ATATGCCAGTGAGCTGTTCCCACTGGTGGCTCCCATCCTTGGAGATCTCAACTACAACCTAGACAACGTCAGCTGGACGAAGAGGACTAACTTCTCTGAGGGAAAAATG GACACCCTGATAGCACAGATGTCCAATGCTCTGGCAGACATGCGACTCCAGTACAGTGCTCTGGTACAGATGCGGGGGAGCATCAGTGACATCCGCAGACACAGAATCTCTCGCCTGGAAACATCTGTGGTAGACTGA